The nucleotide window TTACCGAAGCCGACGTCCCCGCACAGCAGGCGTTCCATCGGTTTGGGGCTTTCCATATCCTTCTTGATTTCCTCGAGCACGCGCACCTGATCGGGCGTCTCGATATATTCGAACTGGTCCTCGAATTCCTTCTGCCATCCGGTATCGTCGCCGAAACGGTGCCCCTGAAGCTCGGCGCGTTTCGCGTAGATAGCGATCAGCTTCCGCGCGAATTCCTCGACGCTCCGCTGTACCGCGTCGCGCTTCTTCGCCCAGCTCTTGCTTCCTATCGAGTCGAGATGCGGCTTGGTTACGCCCGCGCCGATATATTTCCCGATCATCCCCGCCTGTTCGAGCGGCGCGAACAGCTTCTCGTTATCGGCGTACTCGATCAGGATATAATCCTTCTCCTTGCCGAGCACATTGATACGCCGGATGCCCAGGAACACCCCGATACCGTGATTGAGATGCACCACATATTCGCCCTCGGCGATATCCTCGACGCCCTCGAAGAACGAATCGATCTGGCGGATACGCTTGCGGAACAGGCGCTTTTTTCCGCTGATGTCGCTTTCGCTGTAAACCCGCCATATCTCGCCGTCCGGGGCAGTCAGTTCGAAGCCCGTCTCGATATTCGCGACGACTATCAGCGTATCCTTATCGACGGGGATCGCGTCCTCAGTGTAGACGACCTTCGGGTCTGAGCGGCGCAGGATTTTTTCCAGCCGGAGCGCGAGGTCCTCATACTCGGCGAAAATGAACGTTTTTTTCCGTTCGCCGTCGCGCGCGCTTTCCTCGAGGAAACGGACGAAATTGGTGAACCCGCCCTCCAGCACCGACGGATGCCGGACATTGAGCGTCACCGCCTCAGCCGCGGGATTTCCCGTCAGCTCGATTATCCTGTCCGGGTTCAGGTCCTCGAAACGGTGCAGCAGGTACTCCGCGGGGATATCCTCCGGCATATAACGGGTATATTTATTAAATACTTCCTCGCCCGTATGAATCCATCCGTCCGGCAGAACTACCGCTGTCGGGAGCACCGAGTACGCGGGTATCCCGTCCGTGCGGGAATAGAACTCCGGGAAGCGGGAATGCATGATCGTATCGTCGAACTCCCCGTCGGGGATCTTTTTCTCCTTCCAGAGCGAGAATTCCGACGCGGGGATAATAGAAAGTTCGGGGATTTCGTCGATCGACTTCTGCGTGACCGGGTTGAAGACGCGGATCGACTCGATCTCGTCGCCGAAAAGGCTGATACGCACCGCGTCCTTGAAGTGCGGCGGGAAAATATCGATAATATCCCCGCGAATGGAGAAACATCCCGGCTCAGTGACCTTGTACTCGCGGATATAGGACAGCCCCGCGAGCGTCCGCGCGAGCCCGGCGGGGTCTTTCGTCATACCTTTTTTCAGGTTGAGGATGCTTTTCTCGAGTGCGGCCTTCGGCGGGAGTTTCCGCAGGAGCGATTCGATTGTGGTCACTACGATCAGCGGTTTACCGGTATTCGCCATACTGAATAACGCGCTCATCCGGTCGGCGAGTTTGTCCGCCGACGGGAATATATTCGTGAACGGGATAACGTCGATATCGGGAAAGAACAGCGCGCGGTCCTTTTCGAGGGTTTTCGCGGTCTCGAACACCCCTTCCGCCTGAATCTCGTCGATAGCCGCATAGATAGCGGTGTGCGTATTCGACAGTACGGACAGCAGAAACGGGATTACCCCGAGCGGCGCGCGGAGATGGGTGACGCGGTTCGAATTCAGTTCCCGCAGAAGGGATTCCCATTCGATATGGTCGCGGATGGTTTCGAACAGGGGACTTTTCATGTAAAATCCGTGTTAGATATTCGTAAATGTCACGTTTGTGATATTGCTGGGTTTGCTCAGCAGGTTGTATTCGTAGGAATAAGCCTTAATCATAAAGAAATAATCGTACCCGTTTTCTAGTTGCGTATCGTCGATCTCGCGTTCTATGTAGTAAACAATCTTCGTCGGTTGTGTCATCGTAATAATACCGCTCCAGATAGTGGGTTTATTCTGCACCCCTTCGGTGTTCGGATATTTCACGCCCTTATCGGCGAGAAGATTGTCGCGGGTATCGGACACATAGACCCAGTACCCCGTAATATACGATTCGTCGTTCATCGCCCAGAATTCGAGCTTGATCTTGCCCGATTCCACCGACGCGGTCAACGCGAGGGGCGGCTTGACATCGCGAATCGGTTCCGGGGCTTCTATACCGCATGCGGCAAGTCCGAGAAGCAGGATAATACCCGTTATAACGGGGTTGAACCATTTAGATTTTTTCAACGGTAACCCTTTTTTATCATCAATCCCCCGCCGAACCTCCCGTAAAAGCGGAAGACAGGCGCGGGATGATAATTTATTCTCTTTCATATTTCCGTTCCGTTAAAATGTCACATTCGTCGCGTTGCTGGGCACACTGTAGACCGTCTCGCTCAGGCTATACCCGTACGCCTTCACATGGATATAATAGGTATTTCCGCCCTGAAGCGCGGTGTAATTCGTGTCGTTCGTCAGGTTGAGCGTCTTCTTCAGGGCTTCTGTCATCGCGACCAGCCCCCCGAGAGTGGGAAAGTTGGTCTGTCCGTCGAGACTGGGAAGAGCGCGGTAGGAATTCGTCTGCGCGGTTAAATCGGAAAGGTTATCGGCAAAACACACCTGATAGCCCTCGAAATAGGTCTCATCGTTGAACGCCCAGAAGACGATTCGGATCGTCTTATTGGTGACCGTATTAGTTGACCCGCTTACCGTATAGACGATATTAGTCACCACCGCGGTCAATCCCAACGGGGAGTTCAAGTCGATAACCGAATTAATCGCCTCGACGCCGCATGATATAAGCAGGAAAAATAATCCTAACGCGGCAAACTTTTTCATTCGACCGGCCTATTGTACCTGTGCGAGCGATAAACGTTTCTTTTCGTCGATACTGTCCACTTTCACTTTCAGCACTTCGCCCATCTTGAAGATATCACGGGGATTTCCTCTCTGGATCATGCGGCTCTTATGAAGGAGCGCGGACTGTCCGGGGGCGACTTCGACAAAAATGCCGTAGTCTTCTATACGGACGACCGTCCCATCCATTTCGTCGCCGACCGCGAGGCCGAACGCGAGTTTCTTCACCATATCGGCGGCATAATCGAGCTTCGAAGCATCCTTACTGTAGATCATCACCTGCCCGGTTTCTTCTATCGATATATCGGTCTCGCTCAGTTCGGTAATCTTCTTGATATATTTCCCGCCTGGGCCGATGACCGCGCCGATTTCGCTCTGCGGTATCGTCAATACTCTTACCTTCGGGGCGCTCTCGCTGACACTGGCGCGGGGCTTATCGAGCACTTTATCCATCACGCCGAGCACGTACAACCGTCCGGCTTTCGCCTGCTGTAACGCCTCTCTCATAATCTCATAGGTGATTCCTATGGTCTTGACATCCATCTGGAACGCGGTGATACCTTCTTTCGTCCCGGCGACCTTGAAGTCCATATCGCCGTGGTGGTCTTCCAATCCCTGAATGTCGGAAAGAACGACATACTTGCCGGTTTCCTTATTCCATACCAGACCCATCGCGATACCCGCGACGGCGGCCTTGATCGGGATACCCGCGGACATCATCGCGAGACTGGCGCTGCACACGGTCGCCATCGAGGACGACCCGTTGGATTCGAGCACCTCGGAGACCATACGGATAGTATAGGGGAATTCCTCCAGCGACGGGAGCAGGCTCTCGACCGCACGTTCCGCAAGACGGCCATGCCCGATTTCGCGGCGTCCCGGAGGGCCCATCCGCTTGACTTCGCCCACGCTGAACGAGGGGAAGTTATAATGAAGCATGAAAGTCTTTTTTAAAGTGTCCTCGGCTTCGATAGTATCGACATACTGGAAGTTATCGACCGCGCCGAGAGTGATGATACCCAGCGACTGGGTCTGGCCGCGTGTAAACAGGGTCGAACCGTGCACGCCGGGAAGGATATCCACATCGATAGTGATATTGCGGATATCGGCGGACTTACGCCCGTCCGCGCGGACGCCTTCGTCGAGTATCTGGGTGCGGACTATTTCTTCCTCGAGCTCCTCAAGGTAGACCTTCGCCTCTTTATATTCGGGGCTTTCCTTCGTGATTTCGAGCTTTTCCAATGCGCCTCTGCCGGCCGCTTTAACATTCGCCGCGCGGCGCAGTTTATCGGCATCCGAATTGACCGCCTTCATCGCGGGAAGCGCGATATCGCGGATTCCTTTCTTTTTCTCGTCGGTCAGCAGGTTCTCCGCCGGTTTATACTGGGCTTTTTCAGGCTTGATCTTCGCGACCAGTTCTTCTATCAACCCGATGATCTCGAGGTTGGTGTTATGCCCGAGCTCGAGAGCGCCGAGAAGGATTTCCTCGGATACGGTCCTCGCTCCGCCTTCCACCATACAAATACCCTCGCGGGTACTCGCGACCACAATATCGAGGCCGGAGTCTTTTATTTCGTCGAACTTGGGGTT belongs to Brevinematales bacterium and includes:
- the mfd gene encoding transcription-repair coupling factor produces the protein MKSPLFETIRDHIEWESLLRELNSNRVTHLRAPLGVIPFLLSVLSNTHTAIYAAIDEIQAEGVFETAKTLEKDRALFFPDIDVIPFTNIFPSADKLADRMSALFSMANTGKPLIVVTTIESLLRKLPPKAALEKSILNLKKGMTKDPAGLARTLAGLSYIREYKVTEPGCFSIRGDIIDIFPPHFKDAVRISLFGDEIESIRVFNPVTQKSIDEIPELSIIPASEFSLWKEKKIPDGEFDDTIMHSRFPEFYSRTDGIPAYSVLPTAVVLPDGWIHTGEEVFNKYTRYMPEDIPAEYLLHRFEDLNPDRIIELTGNPAAEAVTLNVRHPSVLEGGFTNFVRFLEESARDGERKKTFIFAEYEDLALRLEKILRRSDPKVVYTEDAIPVDKDTLIVVANIETGFELTAPDGEIWRVYSESDISGKKRLFRKRIRQIDSFFEGVEDIAEGEYVVHLNHGIGVFLGIRRINVLGKEKDYILIEYADNEKLFAPLEQAGMIGKYIGAGVTKPHLDSIGSKSWAKKRDAVQRSVEEFARKLIAIYAKRAELQGHRFGDDTGWQKEFEDQFEYIETPDQVRVLEEIKKDMESPKPMERLLCGDVGFGKTEVAMRAAFKSVMDGMQVALIAPTTVLVEQHYYTFTERFQGFPVKIASVSRFTPRKDVTRFKRELAEHKLDVIIGTHILFSDSFKFHSLGLVIIDEEHKFGVEHKENLKERHPNVDFLSLSATPIPRTLNLALSSIRDISLLQTPPDMRIPIETQVADYAGEVVKFAIERELDRGGQVYFVHNSIKRLPEYAYSIEKMIPKAKVAIGHGQMEEEQLDEAFLGFVKGHYNVFVCTTIIESGLDIPNANTIIISDAQRYGLSQLYQLKGRVGRAKRQGYAYFLFPKDRVLTEEAQKRLYVINEYTDLGAGFQIAKKDLEIRGAGNILGREQHGNIAAVGYDSYIRMLREEIQRLKGEFKASTDTMIDLNYHAFIPDGYIAEPSLKMEVYKKVLSVRDEQDIRELSAEFADRFGRVPDEVATLFEISRMKIKACDMGIETLMEKGKWIEISFSKYSKVDPGKVLNLVATGKHPIKIDPVQKNKIFYERFESDISIKVRRLSAFLDDIRETQDA
- the pnp gene encoding polyribonucleotide nucleotidyltransferase, coding for MAIINVRKKIGEMDLIIETGQMAKQADGSVVIKSGGNVLLVTACMSPDPLEGADFFPLTVMYQEKYYAAGKIPGGYLKRESKPSDNSVLISRLTDRPIRPLFPKDFFHELQVVATTLCSDLITPPDTLSIIGASAALAISKIPFLGPVGGCRVVYLDGKYIVNPKFDEIKDSGLDIVVASTREGICMVEGGARTVSEEILLGALELGHNTNLEIIGLIEELVAKIKPEKAQYKPAENLLTDEKKKGIRDIALPAMKAVNSDADKLRRAANVKAAGRGALEKLEITKESPEYKEAKVYLEELEEEIVRTQILDEGVRADGRKSADIRNITIDVDILPGVHGSTLFTRGQTQSLGIITLGAVDNFQYVDTIEAEDTLKKTFMLHYNFPSFSVGEVKRMGPPGRREIGHGRLAERAVESLLPSLEEFPYTIRMVSEVLESNGSSSMATVCSASLAMMSAGIPIKAAVAGIAMGLVWNKETGKYVVLSDIQGLEDHHGDMDFKVAGTKEGITAFQMDVKTIGITYEIMREALQQAKAGRLYVLGVMDKVLDKPRASVSESAPKVRVLTIPQSEIGAVIGPGGKYIKKITELSETDISIEETGQVMIYSKDASKLDYAADMVKKLAFGLAVGDEMDGTVVRIEDYGIFVEVAPGQSALLHKSRMIQRGNPRDIFKMGEVLKVKVDSIDEKKRLSLAQVQ